A stretch of Corallococcus soli DNA encodes these proteins:
- a CDS encoding aldehyde dehydrogenase: MSAAVPQHTSRTTIDILVRRVREGSGAWAKLALTERLRLLEDLRRAYVAIAEPSVRAACEAKGIDPGGPLAGEEWLAGPMVVVRNLRLLSAALRDIQKHGAPVIPRTHLRTLEDGRLAARVFPLDRLDAMLLPGNVGEVYFQPGVTADNLREEHQASFYRKPHKGRVCAVLGGGNVNSIPPLDCLYKLFVEGTVCVLKMNPVNAYLGPFLEQAFAPLIARDALAIVYGGAEEGAQLVQHDAVDEVHITGSDRTHDALVWGPPGPESDARRQKNEPLLAKHVSSELGNVSPVVVVPGPYSDGELRFQADDVAGMVANNASFNCNAAKLLVQPKDWSRRSAFVDRIQASLAHAPVRRAYYPGADERWRQFTEGRPNVRLVGTPGEGDLAYALIPDVDPAKTQDRVFRQEPWCTVLSETGLPGADDPVAFLDAAVAFLNDTVWGTLNATLIVHPKSLKDPTVKAAVEKAVRELRYGTVAVNTWPGAAYALGSLPWGGHPSSSLQDIQSGQGWVHNTFMLESIEKAVLRAPLTSVPAPPWVPGHRGVAALGRRLVDFEQSPSWLKVPGIALAALRR, translated from the coding sequence ATGTCCGCCGCCGTCCCGCAGCACACGTCTCGCACCACCATCGACATCCTGGTGCGCCGGGTCCGCGAGGGCTCGGGCGCGTGGGCGAAGCTCGCCCTCACGGAGCGGCTCAGGCTCCTGGAGGACCTGCGCCGCGCGTACGTCGCCATCGCGGAGCCGAGCGTGCGCGCGGCCTGCGAGGCCAAGGGCATCGACCCCGGCGGGCCCCTCGCGGGAGAGGAGTGGCTCGCCGGGCCCATGGTGGTGGTGCGCAACCTGCGCCTGCTCTCGGCCGCGCTGCGCGACATCCAGAAGCACGGCGCGCCCGTCATCCCCCGCACGCACCTGCGCACGCTGGAGGACGGGCGGCTCGCCGCGCGGGTGTTCCCCCTGGACCGGCTGGACGCCATGCTGCTGCCCGGCAACGTGGGCGAGGTCTACTTCCAGCCCGGCGTCACCGCCGACAACCTGCGCGAGGAACATCAAGCGTCGTTCTACCGAAAGCCCCACAAGGGCCGCGTGTGCGCGGTGCTGGGCGGCGGCAACGTCAACTCCATCCCGCCGCTGGACTGCCTCTACAAGCTCTTCGTCGAAGGCACCGTCTGCGTGCTCAAGATGAACCCCGTCAACGCCTACCTGGGCCCCTTCCTGGAGCAGGCCTTCGCGCCGCTCATCGCCCGGGATGCGCTGGCCATCGTGTACGGCGGCGCGGAGGAGGGCGCGCAGCTCGTGCAGCACGACGCGGTGGACGAGGTGCACATCACCGGCAGCGACCGCACCCACGACGCGCTCGTGTGGGGCCCGCCCGGCCCGGAGTCGGACGCGCGCCGCCAGAAGAACGAACCGCTGCTCGCCAAGCACGTGTCCAGCGAGCTGGGCAACGTGTCCCCGGTGGTGGTGGTGCCGGGCCCGTACTCGGACGGGGAGCTGCGCTTCCAGGCGGACGACGTCGCCGGCATGGTCGCCAACAACGCGTCCTTCAACTGCAACGCGGCGAAGCTGCTGGTGCAGCCGAAGGACTGGAGCCGGCGCAGCGCCTTCGTGGACCGCATCCAGGCGAGCCTCGCCCACGCCCCCGTGCGCCGCGCGTACTACCCGGGCGCGGACGAGCGCTGGCGCCAGTTCACCGAAGGCCGTCCGAACGTGCGGCTCGTGGGCACTCCGGGTGAAGGGGACCTGGCGTACGCGCTGATCCCGGACGTGGACCCCGCGAAGACCCAGGACCGCGTCTTCCGCCAGGAGCCCTGGTGCACGGTGCTGTCGGAGACGGGCCTGCCGGGCGCGGACGACCCGGTGGCCTTCCTGGACGCCGCGGTGGCGTTCCTCAACGACACGGTGTGGGGCACCCTCAACGCCACGCTCATCGTCCACCCGAAGTCCCTCAAGGATCCGACGGTGAAGGCGGCGGTGGAGAAGGCGGTGCGCGAGCTGCGCTACGGCACCGTGGCCGTCAACACCTGGCCGGGCGCGGCCTACGCGCTGGGCAGCCTTCCCTGGGGCGGCCACCCGTCCTCGTCGCTCCAGGACATCCAGAGCGGGCAGGGCTGGGTGCACAACACGTTCATGCTGGAGTCCATCGAGAAGGCCGTGCTGCGCGCGCCGCTCACCTCCGTGCCCGCGCCCCCGTGGGTTCCAGGCCACCGGGGGGTGGCGGCCCTGGGGCGCCGGCTGGTGGACTTCGAGCAGTCGCCCTCATGGCTCAAGGTGCCGGGCATCGCCCTGGCCGCGCTGCGACGGTGA
- a CDS encoding M56 family metallopeptidase — MNSMDLLHAMPWWSSWSESLWRASWQGALCALAVWGLAKAVPRLPASLRAGLWWLVALKFVLTLGWVHPVSLALLPAETVSVASLGTQGTVAQLQTPGMSSRWEGSQSQTSGGVMPVREDALSRSGLESSGGECVARTPSLASPDRGASMHAPGSVAQGHGSSPEARFGSFVAGASRWLRSLSGSSAVAWTLLLVWGAGVAWQVRGHVRAWRQVRGMRERARPLKHPVLEEEAEFLASEAGLRRTPLLLVSDEVASPLAAGLVSPVIVLPSKAVREFPEDALRMALAHEVAHLRRGDLWLGWVPALAETVLFFHPLARRAAHEYALAREEACDAEALRLTGAEPADYGELLIAFGITRPPGSAAALGASAHLHALHRRLRMLEHVDVVPTQSRRWLKGALFTLGALVLMPFQVVAKAPAANTTTDAETGTKVGTTRTVNDEATPNKGTAALPPKSSATPGTASTATPSPKAPTSASPARAAMAPPPTASAATAPAPPAPPPRSTVVPLPPVPPAPPLRAALAPPAPPAPPLLAAAPTPPRPPLPPSPPDMEDGDTFAYLSDGRTMISGSSEDVHLARTFKVKGKDIIFVRRGDKPFLIRDAQTLEQVRKLMEEAGKQGDAQSALGQQQAALGQKQAALGQKQAELAHPQSQLASKHAAIALKHAEISLERTRLANVRDEAERDRLEAALDKREGDLDPEREALDKQQEELSQKMEALGEQQAKLGEQQAKLGEQQAKLGEQQAARHREQFQKVMKRVDEAIRKGLAEPLPT, encoded by the coding sequence ATGAACTCCATGGACCTGCTGCACGCGATGCCGTGGTGGTCGTCCTGGTCGGAGTCCCTGTGGCGCGCCTCGTGGCAGGGGGCGCTCTGCGCGCTGGCGGTCTGGGGCCTCGCGAAGGCGGTGCCGCGCCTGCCCGCGTCCCTGCGCGCGGGCCTGTGGTGGCTGGTGGCGCTCAAGTTCGTGCTGACGCTGGGCTGGGTGCACCCGGTGTCCCTGGCGCTGCTGCCCGCGGAGACCGTCTCCGTCGCGAGCCTGGGGACGCAGGGCACCGTGGCGCAACTCCAGACGCCGGGTATGTCTTCACGGTGGGAGGGCTCGCAATCCCAGACATCGGGTGGGGTCATGCCCGTGCGTGAAGATGCCCTGTCGCGATCGGGCCTTGAGTCATCGGGTGGTGAATGCGTCGCGAGGACGCCGAGCCTCGCATCCCCGGACAGGGGAGCATCGATGCACGCACCCGGATCCGTTGCTCAGGGCCACGGCTCCTCACCCGAGGCCCGTTTCGGGTCCTTCGTCGCCGGTGCCTCGCGGTGGCTGCGGTCGTTGTCCGGCTCCAGCGCGGTCGCGTGGACGCTGCTCCTCGTCTGGGGCGCGGGTGTGGCCTGGCAGGTGCGGGGGCACGTGCGTGCGTGGCGTCAGGTGCGGGGCATGCGTGAGCGGGCGCGGCCCCTGAAGCATCCGGTGCTCGAAGAGGAGGCGGAGTTCCTCGCGAGCGAGGCGGGCCTGCGCCGGACGCCCCTATTGCTGGTCTCGGATGAAGTGGCGAGCCCGCTGGCCGCGGGGCTCGTGTCGCCGGTCATCGTGCTGCCCTCCAAGGCGGTGCGCGAGTTCCCCGAGGACGCGCTGCGCATGGCGCTCGCGCACGAGGTGGCGCACCTGCGGCGCGGAGACCTGTGGCTCGGCTGGGTGCCGGCGCTGGCGGAGACGGTCCTCTTCTTCCACCCGCTCGCGCGTCGGGCGGCCCATGAGTACGCGCTCGCCAGGGAAGAGGCGTGTGACGCGGAGGCCTTGCGTCTCACCGGCGCGGAGCCCGCGGATTACGGCGAGCTGCTCATCGCCTTTGGCATCACCCGGCCCCCCGGCAGCGCAGCGGCGCTTGGGGCGTCGGCCCACCTTCACGCGCTGCACAGGAGGCTCCGCATGCTGGAACATGTCGATGTCGTCCCCACCCAATCCCGTCGCTGGCTCAAGGGGGCGCTGTTCACCCTCGGGGCCCTGGTCCTGATGCCCTTCCAGGTCGTCGCCAAGGCGCCCGCCGCCAACACCACGACGGACGCGGAGACTGGCACCAAGGTGGGCACCACCCGGACCGTCAACGACGAAGCCACCCCGAACAAGGGCACCGCCGCGTTGCCGCCGAAGTCCTCCGCGACGCCGGGCACCGCGAGCACGGCCACGCCGTCACCCAAGGCGCCGACGTCCGCATCCCCGGCCCGTGCCGCCATGGCTCCGCCTCCGACCGCCTCCGCGGCGACGGCCCCGGCGCCGCCCGCACCGCCGCCCCGTTCCACCGTGGTTCCGCTGCCGCCCGTGCCGCCCGCGCCTCCTCTCCGGGCCGCGCTGGCCCCGCCCGCGCCACCCGCGCCGCCCCTGCTCGCGGCCGCGCCGACGCCTCCCCGTCCTCCCCTCCCGCCCAGCCCTCCGGACATGGAGGACGGCGACACCTTCGCGTACCTCTCCGACGGTCGGACGATGATCTCCGGCTCCTCGGAGGACGTGCACCTGGCGCGCACCTTCAAGGTGAAGGGCAAGGACATCATCTTCGTGCGGCGCGGCGACAAGCCCTTCCTGATCCGCGACGCGCAGACCCTGGAACAGGTGCGCAAGCTGATGGAGGAGGCCGGGAAGCAGGGGGACGCGCAGTCCGCCCTGGGCCAGCAGCAGGCCGCGCTGGGCCAGAAGCAGGCCGCGCTGGGCCAGAAGCAGGCGGAGCTCGCCCATCCCCAATCGCAGCTCGCCTCGAAGCACGCCGCGATCGCGCTCAAGCACGCGGAGATCAGCTTGGAGCGCACCCGGCTCGCCAATGTCCGCGACGAGGCCGAACGGGACCGCCTGGAGGCGGCGCTGGACAAGCGCGAAGGGGACCTGGACCCCGAGCGCGAAGCCCTCGACAAGCAGCAGGAGGAGCTCAGCCAGAAGATGGAGGCGCTGGGCGAGCAGCAGGCGAAGCTGGGCGAGCAGCAGGCGAAGCTGGGCGAGCAGCAGGCGAAGCTGGGCGAGCAGCAGGCGGCCCGCCACCGTGAGCAGTTCCAGAAGGTGATGAAGCGGGTCGACGAGGCCATCCGCAAGGGCCTGGCCGAGCCACTGCCCACCTGA
- a CDS encoding BlaI/MecI/CopY family transcriptional regulator — MKKPVGEQELALLRYVAEHGPATVGEVAERFGEAQGLARSTILTVMERLRLKGYLTRSKVDGVFQYASPVATQELLRDVVGNFVQRTLSGSLSPFVTYLAEAEDVSDEELKQLQDVVTRLRQKRKE, encoded by the coding sequence ATGAAGAAGCCGGTGGGAGAGCAGGAACTCGCGCTGCTGCGGTACGTGGCGGAGCACGGGCCGGCGACGGTGGGGGAGGTGGCCGAGCGCTTCGGTGAGGCCCAGGGGTTGGCGCGCTCCACCATCCTGACGGTGATGGAGCGGCTGCGGCTCAAGGGCTACCTGACGCGCAGCAAGGTGGACGGGGTGTTCCAGTACGCCTCGCCGGTGGCCACGCAAGAGCTGCTGCGCGACGTCGTAGGGAACTTCGTGCAGCGCACGCTCTCCGGGTCGTTGTCGCCGTTCGTCACCTATCTGGCCGAAGCGGAGGACGTGTCCGACGAGGAGCTGAAGCAGCTCCAGGACGTCGTGACCCGCCTGCGCCAGAAGCGGAAGGAGTGA